From the Acidilutibacter cellobiosedens genome, one window contains:
- the feoB gene encoding ferrous iron transport protein B → MGLSSESTGAEVLSCNSSGILQIKKETEDDKVIALAGNPNVGKSTVFNSLTGMNQHTGNWPGKTVANAQGKYRYKDTNFILVDIPGTYSLMANSEEEEIARDFICFGDPDAVVVVADATCLERNLNLVLQAMEISRRVVLCVNLLDEAEKKKIRIDIGTLSQKLRIPVVGTSARNGKGLESLMDAVKAVTRDGLQTEPLKITYGKEIEQVISILQPAVEQALDGKLNGRWVSLKLLDGDKSLLESMQNYLGKDLLSDEAVAARLLEATKFLEQSEIPGNSFRDRVVTRIIDLCENISRETVVYEKEEYFERDRKIDKILTSKATGIPIMILMLLGIFWITIVGANVPSALIADGLFWVQDRLMEFFHWISAPEWVTGLLVEGVYRTLAWVVSVMLPPMAIFFPLFTLLEDLGYLPRVAFNLDNFFRKAGAHGKQSLTMCMGFGCNACGVIGCRIIDSPRERLIAILTNNFVPCNGRFPTLIAVITMFFAAAVAGPFQSAVSAVTLTAVIIFGVFMTMLISKLLSKTILKGMPSSFNLELPPYRRPQIGRVIVRSIFDRTLFVLRRAVVVAAPAGLLIWLLANLHVGGMSLLAQCAGFLDPFARLLGLDGYILMAFILGFPANEIVVPIIIMSYMATGTLTDYQNLAQLHALFVAHGWTWLTAMCVMLFSLLHWPCGTTCLTIQKETQSAKWTVLGFAIPTVTGIIVCFLVANTIRLLGLA, encoded by the coding sequence ATGGGACTATCAAGTGAATCCACTGGGGCAGAAGTATTGAGCTGCAACAGCAGTGGTATATTACAAATTAAAAAAGAAACAGAAGACGATAAAGTGATAGCATTGGCCGGAAATCCTAATGTAGGAAAAAGTACGGTTTTTAATAGTTTAACCGGAATGAACCAGCATACGGGGAACTGGCCCGGCAAGACCGTGGCCAATGCTCAGGGAAAATACCGCTATAAGGACACTAATTTCATTCTGGTGGATATTCCGGGAACCTATTCCCTGATGGCAAATTCCGAAGAGGAAGAAATCGCGCGTGATTTTATCTGCTTCGGAGATCCGGACGCCGTTGTGGTCGTGGCAGACGCAACCTGCCTGGAACGCAATTTGAATCTGGTCCTTCAGGCCATGGAAATCTCCAGACGCGTCGTACTGTGCGTCAATCTACTGGACGAAGCGGAAAAGAAAAAAATACGAATCGATATCGGTACGCTATCCCAAAAATTAAGAATCCCCGTTGTCGGCACAAGCGCACGGAACGGAAAAGGACTCGAAAGCCTGATGGACGCAGTCAAAGCCGTAACACGGGACGGTCTCCAAACAGAGCCGTTAAAAATTACTTACGGCAAGGAAATAGAACAGGTGATTTCCATCCTGCAGCCCGCCGTGGAGCAAGCGCTGGACGGAAAACTGAACGGCCGGTGGGTCTCGCTCAAACTACTGGACGGCGACAAGAGCCTGCTGGAATCCATGCAGAATTATCTGGGAAAAGACCTTCTGTCGGATGAAGCTGTTGCTGCCCGCTTACTGGAGGCAACAAAATTTCTGGAACAATCAGAAATTCCCGGCAACTCCTTTCGCGACCGGGTCGTCACCCGAATCATCGATCTCTGTGAGAACATCAGCCGGGAAACAGTCGTCTATGAAAAGGAGGAGTACTTCGAACGGGACCGAAAAATCGATAAGATACTGACATCAAAGGCAACTGGTATTCCCATCATGATTCTGATGCTCCTCGGAATCTTCTGGATTACGATCGTAGGGGCAAATGTACCATCCGCCTTGATTGCCGATGGGTTGTTTTGGGTACAGGATCGGCTGATGGAGTTCTTTCATTGGATTTCCGCTCCCGAATGGGTCACGGGTCTGCTGGTTGAAGGAGTCTACCGTACCTTGGCTTGGGTTGTTTCCGTCATGCTGCCGCCTATGGCAATCTTTTTTCCTTTATTTACTTTATTGGAGGATTTGGGATATCTGCCGCGTGTCGCCTTCAATCTCGACAATTTCTTCCGCAAGGCAGGCGCTCACGGAAAACAGTCCCTGACCATGTGCATGGGCTTCGGCTGCAACGCCTGCGGCGTGATCGGATGCCGTATTATCGATTCCCCAAGGGAACGCCTGATTGCAATCCTGACCAACAACTTCGTTCCCTGCAATGGAAGGTTTCCAACCCTGATCGCCGTTATCACAATGTTTTTTGCAGCAGCAGTGGCTGGTCCATTCCAGTCCGCCGTATCTGCCGTGACTTTGACTGCAGTAATCATTTTCGGGGTCTTCATGACTATGCTGATTTCCAAACTACTTTCTAAAACAATTTTAAAAGGAATGCCGTCCTCCTTTAATCTGGAACTTCCCCCATACCGCCGTCCGCAGATTGGCCGCGTGATTGTGCGTTCCATCTTCGATCGGACGTTGTTCGTGCTGCGCCGGGCTGTTGTCGTCGCTGCACCGGCCGGTCTGCTAATTTGGCTTCTTGCTAATCTTCATGTCGGAGGCATGAGTCTTCTCGCACAGTGCGCAGGATTTCTGGACCCGTTCGCCAGACTTCTGGGGCTTGACGGTTACATTCTGATGGCATTCATCCTAGGATTTCCCGCAAATGAAATCGTGGTGCCGATTATCATCATGAGCTATATGGCAACAGGCACTCTGACGGATTACCAAAACCTTGCGCAACTCCACGCTCTTTTTGTCGCTCACGGCTGGACTTGGCTTACCGCCATGTGCGTCATGCTATTCTCCCTGCTGCACTGGCCCTGCGGTACGACATGTCTTACAATTCAGAAAGAAACCCAGAGTGCAAAATGGACCGTCCTTGGCTTTGCCATTCCAACGGTGACAGGAATTATCGTCTGCTTCCTGGTTGCCAATACAATTCGATTATTGGGATTGGCATAG
- a CDS encoding FeoA family protein gives MNNKEISLDQLPIGTKANVTMLTSDGTTRRRMLDLGIIKGTEIEPLYKSPSGNPVAYLIRGAVIALRSDVSSKIMVTT, from the coding sequence TTGAATAATAAGGAAATTTCTTTGGATCAACTTCCGATTGGCACAAAAGCAAATGTCACTATGTTAACGTCAGATGGTACAACAAGAAGGCGTATGTTGGATCTTGGAATAATTAAGGGAACAGAAATAGAACCCCTTTATAAAAGTCCGTCTGGTAATCCAGTGGCCTATTTGATCCGCGGCGCTGTAATTGCTTTGCGATCAGATGTTTCTTCCAAAATCATGGTAACAACATAA
- a CDS encoding metal-dependent transcriptional regulator, producing the protein MTPNKEDYLKEICKLGGNGNLIGNKQIADVLHVSPASVSEMLVKLQKDGFIEYEPYHGIRLTEYGMKQSVLLLRSHRLWEVFLMQYLGYSWSETHEDAELLEHVTSPRLAQRLDEFLNHPDYCPHGFFIPHPDGEIKIIPLRKLSQMTVGESSTIRRVTEEKELLDYLQDLGIKIGSHFTIVSIGPYEGPITIDLEDRQIQLSYKAACHIDVDDIENT; encoded by the coding sequence ATGACACCAAACAAAGAAGATTATTTAAAAGAAATTTGTAAATTAGGTGGAAACGGCAACCTTATCGGAAATAAACAAATTGCGGACGTATTACATGTATCTCCTGCCTCTGTCAGTGAAATGCTGGTGAAACTACAAAAGGATGGCTTTATTGAATATGAACCATATCATGGCATCCGTCTGACAGAGTACGGAATGAAACAATCAGTATTGCTTCTTAGAAGCCATAGGCTGTGGGAAGTATTTCTAATGCAGTATTTAGGCTACTCATGGAGCGAAACCCATGAGGATGCGGAACTTTTAGAGCACGTGACATCTCCACGACTGGCGCAGCGGCTTGATGAGTTCTTAAATCATCCTGATTACTGTCCTCACGGTTTCTTCATACCACATCCTGACGGTGAAATTAAAATAATACCCCTTCGAAAACTAAGTCAGATGACTGTTGGAGAAAGTTCTACTATTCGGAGGGTAACGGAAGAAAAGGAACTCTTGGATTATTTACAGGATTTAGGTATCAAAATCGGGAGTCATTTTACTATTGTATCTATAGGACCTTATGAAGGGCCAATTACTATTGACCTTGAGGATAGGCAAATACAGTTAAGTTACAAAGCTGCATGTCATATCGATGTAGATGATATAGAAAATACGTAA
- a CDS encoding metal-dependent transcriptional regulator, translated as MSDKMNSEFRTSRGYQILNRQEKKLTSAMEDYLEMIYRLCLKNGYTRVGRLSELLHVRPSSASKMISKLADMDCIKYERHEIILLTDSGKKIGSYLLCRHNIVEEFLQLIGSNNVLEETELIEHSLSPSTVENLNTFLEFFKSDLYADKNFRDFKKSKERMNT; from the coding sequence ATGAGTGATAAGATGAACTCTGAATTCCGGACTTCGAGGGGATACCAAATTTTAAACCGACAGGAAAAAAAGCTTACTTCGGCAATGGAAGATTATCTTGAAATGATCTATAGACTTTGTCTTAAGAATGGCTATACTCGAGTGGGTAGGTTATCTGAATTACTTCATGTGAGACCATCTTCTGCATCTAAAATGATTTCTAAATTGGCGGATATGGATTGTATTAAATATGAACGTCATGAAATCATTCTTCTGACAGATTCAGGTAAAAAAATTGGGTCTTATCTTCTTTGCAGACATAATATTGTGGAAGAGTTTTTACAATTAATCGGAAGTAATAACGTACTTGAGGAAACTGAATTGATCGAACATTCCTTAAGCCCTTCTACTGTTGAGAATTTAAATACTTTTTTAGAGTTTTTTAAATCTGATCTTTATGCAGACAAAAATTTTCGCGATTTTAAGAAAAGCAAGGAAAGGATGAATACTTAA
- a CDS encoding ABC transporter permease — translation MKNLKLYLISIGAIIKRDMKIFFRYPINAIFSILEPVIWIAPVYFLAKSFQIGGKNIGFEQYAGTNDYMAYIVIGSIIGSFISSVMWGMGFSLKEEMDTGVIESNWLTPIPIWIQLIGRSLFSLVITTINSVTTAFLIWILFGFNIGRGILSSIITLIPFLIALYGLGFGIASLVLITNNANNIIDISNYLLTTLSGQNFPITVLPKYLMAISFALPLTYGFDAIRGILLDTHTILPLNTERLILLIFMCFGITVGIQILNKVINYCKKIGNIGFH, via the coding sequence ATGAAAAATTTAAAGTTATACTTAATTTCAATAGGAGCAATTATTAAAAGGGATATGAAAATTTTCTTCAGATATCCTATAAACGCAATATTCAGCATATTAGAACCTGTCATATGGATCGCTCCCGTTTATTTTCTTGCTAAATCATTTCAAATAGGCGGTAAAAATATAGGATTTGAACAGTATGCAGGTACAAATGATTATATGGCATATATAGTAATAGGCAGCATAATAGGGAGTTTTATAAGTTCCGTGATGTGGGGAATGGGATTCTCCCTCAAAGAGGAAATGGATACGGGAGTGATTGAATCAAATTGGCTTACCCCAATCCCCATATGGATACAACTTATAGGAAGATCTCTATTTTCATTGGTAATCACAACTATAAATTCTGTCACTACCGCTTTTTTAATATGGATTTTGTTTGGATTTAATATAGGCAGAGGAATACTATCATCTATAATAACTCTTATTCCGTTTTTAATAGCATTATACGGTCTGGGATTTGGTATAGCTTCATTAGTTCTAATTACAAATAATGCCAATAATATAATTGATATAAGTAATTATCTGTTAACTACATTATCCGGCCAGAACTTTCCTATAACCGTTCTTCCAAAATATTTAATGGCCATATCCTTTGCTCTCCCTTTGACCTATGGTTTTGATGCAATCAGGGGAATACTATTGGATACACACACTATTCTTCCGTTAAATACGGAAAGGTTAATACTTCTGATATTTATGTGTTTCGGAATTACAGTCGGAATACAAATTTTAAATAAAGTAATAAATTACTGTAAGAAAATAGGAAACATTGGATTTCACTAA
- a CDS encoding ABC transporter permease, producing the protein METVNLKPKVNKDYKKPSNITAMLVIFKRRVTIMLRYPSWFISLIIWPIIFPFIYLFTAKALAGTNSESLASFKALAGTNDYVTYMLIGTTMWMWVNLMLWSLGTSLRSEQVEGTLESNWLCPISKISLLFGYSLSQLLMNTVYIAVSLIEFKIIYGFEIVGNPFLALLVMLISIPSVYGLGFIFASLVMWAKETNSMVFLVRGIIMVFCGISYPLAVLPGWMKNISNVIPVTYSINALRKVIAEGKNLSYIKNDLIFLIISGIILMFAGILAFNYTQKKVKELGSLGQY; encoded by the coding sequence ATGGAAACTGTCAATCTTAAGCCTAAAGTCAATAAGGATTATAAAAAACCTTCAAATATCACTGCCATGTTAGTCATTTTTAAAAGAAGAGTCACCATAATGTTAAGATATCCTTCTTGGTTTATTTCTCTAATTATATGGCCTATAATTTTCCCGTTTATTTATTTGTTCACGGCCAAAGCCCTTGCCGGAACAAATTCAGAATCATTAGCTTCTTTTAAAGCACTGGCAGGAACTAATGATTATGTTACTTATATGTTAATAGGAACAACTATGTGGATGTGGGTGAACTTAATGCTGTGGAGCTTAGGAACAAGTCTAAGATCTGAACAGGTGGAAGGAACATTGGAATCCAATTGGTTATGTCCCATATCCAAAATAAGTTTGCTCTTTGGATATTCCCTTTCTCAGTTACTGATGAATACAGTTTATATAGCAGTATCCTTAATAGAATTTAAAATCATATACGGATTTGAGATAGTCGGGAATCCCTTTTTGGCTTTACTTGTAATGCTGATTTCAATTCCTTCTGTTTACGGACTGGGATTCATATTTGCAAGCCTGGTGATGTGGGCAAAAGAAACAAATTCCATGGTGTTCCTTGTAAGAGGCATAATAATGGTTTTCTGCGGCATCAGTTATCCTTTAGCCGTTCTTCCCGGCTGGATGAAAAATATCTCAAATGTCATCCCGGTTACTTATAGTATCAATGCCTTAAGAAAGGTAATTGCGGAAGGGAAAAATTTGTCCTATATAAAAAATGATTTGATATTTCTGATAATCTCCGGAATAATACTGATGTTTGCAGGTATTTTAGCATTTAACTATACGCAGAAAAAAGTAAAGGAATTAGGTTCCTTAGGTCAATATTAA
- a CDS encoding ABC transporter ATP-binding protein encodes MSSYAIEVINLKKNFVVKKKKGFFAKIKNREKKIFTAVDGINFNVNKGEIFGFLGPNGAGKTTTIKMISTLLRPTSGTVMVNGIDAVKNPIDVLKNLGTVLAGERSVYWKLTGRENLLYFAAMNGITGQVAKDKTDYLLKRFSLYKRADETVEKYSTGMKQRIALAKALISEPEIIILDEPTSGLDPQSARNLREVILEIKKEGRTILLTTHYMEEADLLSDRIAIIDHGKIIALNTPQNLKEGLNKTNTVTVELNNWDEGIAHKVKEIPFVKSVNSKFNDNAREYEVKIHITNGSNTVSNIISTITASNIKISNFRSEEPTLEDVFINLTGKSLRE; translated from the coding sequence ATGAGCAGTTATGCTATAGAAGTAATAAATTTAAAAAAGAATTTTGTAGTCAAAAAGAAAAAAGGATTTTTTGCAAAGATAAAAAATAGGGAGAAAAAAATATTCACAGCAGTTGACGGCATAAATTTTAACGTAAATAAAGGTGAAATATTCGGATTCTTAGGCCCTAACGGGGCAGGAAAGACAACTACTATAAAAATGATTTCTACTCTGCTCCGCCCCACTTCCGGAACAGTAATGGTAAATGGAATTGATGCCGTTAAAAATCCTATTGATGTATTGAAAAATTTGGGAACAGTTCTTGCCGGAGAAAGAAGTGTATATTGGAAACTCACAGGCAGAGAAAATCTTCTTTATTTCGCCGCTATGAACGGTATAACAGGGCAAGTAGCCAAAGATAAAACGGACTATCTGCTAAAAAGATTTAGTCTTTATAAAAGAGCTGATGAAACTGTGGAAAAATATTCAACCGGAATGAAACAGAGAATTGCTCTCGCTAAAGCATTGATTTCGGAACCGGAAATAATCATATTGGACGAGCCGACCTCCGGGTTAGACCCTCAATCTGCAAGAAATTTAAGAGAAGTCATACTGGAAATAAAAAAAGAAGGAAGAACAATACTCCTCACAACTCATTATATGGAAGAGGCGGACTTACTTAGTGATAGAATTGCAATAATAGATCACGGAAAAATAATTGCTTTGAATACTCCTCAAAATTTAAAAGAAGGTCTAAATAAAACAAATACGGTAACTGTGGAATTAAATAATTGGGATGAAGGAATTGCCCATAAAGTCAAAGAAATTCCTTTTGTTAAAAGTGTAAATTCAAAATTTAATGATAATGCTCGAGAATATGAAGTTAAGATTCATATCACTAACGGTTCAAACACCGTAAGCAATATTATCTCCACCATTACTGCTTCCAATATTAAAATAAGTAATTTCAGATCAGAAGAACCTACATTGGAAGACGTATTTATCAACCTTACAGGAAAATCATTAAGAGAATAG
- a CDS encoding GntR family transcriptional regulator, which yields MEFKDDLPIYVQIMSLIKKRIISGELNGGDKMPSVREFSTELKVNPNTVQRAYQELERENLVFTQRGMGTFVSKDEEIIMKLKKNMADEIVDGFINDMKFLGYSSNEIINLITIKIKKEE from the coding sequence ATGGAATTTAAAGATGATTTGCCCATATATGTTCAAATAATGAGTTTAATTAAGAAAAGAATAATTTCCGGAGAGTTAAATGGAGGTGACAAGATGCCATCTGTAAGGGAATTTTCAACTGAACTGAAAGTAAACCCTAATACCGTACAAAGAGCGTATCAGGAGTTGGAAAGAGAAAATTTGGTTTTTACCCAAAGAGGAATGGGAACTTTTGTTTCAAAAGACGAAGAAATAATTATGAAATTAAAAAAAAACATGGCAGACGAAATAGTTGACGGTTTTATAAATGATATGAAGTTTTTAGGGTATAGTTCAAATGAAATAATTAATTTAATTACTATAAAAATAAAGAAGGAGGAGTAG
- a CDS encoding ABC transporter ATP-binding protein, with translation MESIVKIKDLSKSYFNKKALDNINLDIEEGKIIGILGPNGSGKTTLLKIISGILRQSKGEIFIEGQKPGPYTKSVVSYLPDRNYLYKWMKIKDAIEFFKDFYKDFDEKRADELLDFMKLDKEMKLTSLSKGMVEKLNLTLVLSRKAKLYVLDEPIAGVDPVARDKILDSIINSYDENSSMIVTTHLVRDIEKIFNRVIFLKSGKIELSGDVEELREKNQSSIDELYKKVFEE, from the coding sequence ATGGAAAGTATTGTAAAAATAAAAGATCTTTCTAAATCCTATTTTAATAAAAAGGCATTGGATAATATAAATTTAGATATAGAAGAGGGGAAAATAATAGGTATATTGGGGCCTAACGGAAGCGGAAAGACTACATTATTGAAGATTATCAGTGGGATATTGAGACAATCCAAAGGAGAAATATTTATAGAAGGGCAAAAGCCGGGACCTTATACTAAATCCGTCGTATCTTATCTTCCGGACAGAAATTATCTTTATAAATGGATGAAAATAAAGGATGCAATAGAATTTTTTAAGGATTTTTATAAGGATTTTGATGAGAAAAGAGCTGATGAGCTGTTAGATTTCATGAAACTTGATAAAGAAATGAAATTGACTTCTCTTTCAAAAGGAATGGTTGAAAAATTGAATTTGACTTTGGTGTTGTCAAGGAAAGCCAAATTATATGTTCTTGACGAACCTATAGCGGGAGTTGACCCTGTCGCAAGGGATAAAATACTTGACAGCATAATTAACAGCTATGATGAAAACAGTTCAATGATTGTAACAACCCATCTGGTAAGGGATATTGAGAAGATATTTAACAGGGTAATATTTTTAAAATCCGGAAAAATCGAGCTTTCAGGAGATGTGGAGGAATTAAGGGAAAAAAATCAAAGTTCAATAGATGAATTATATAAAAAGGTATTTGAAGAATAG
- a CDS encoding M48 family metallopeptidase: MNRKLKFVFLIFFVLLISFIFIILYSEKKNMDELRTEYPDISEKAYSYRNTNLKIWGLSLFLKFLIPILFLTTGFSSYIQRYAKGNGRGLFLTAAIYILIFSIVDFIIDIPLNYYGNFVIQHRYGLSAQGIYRWLEMELKGFGLNLIISIIVGWFPFYLIKMSPSRWWLYLGIIAIPIFIFVNIISPMYIDPIFNKYTELKDKELEADIKKLLEKAGIENAQIYEVDKSKDTNTMNAYMTGILKSKRIVLWDTTINKLTRQETVNVTAHEMGHYVNNHIIKSTIVGGISTILLLFLVNKTSLWILKNSRGIFGFKNLYEVAAIPLLILCLNFYLFLSSPVSNWYSRKMEWEADKYELDITKNKGATVSSLEKIYEESLSIPRPSNIYKIWYYSHPSLEERVKFAENYKFENKLP; encoded by the coding sequence ATGAATAGAAAATTAAAATTTGTTTTTCTGATATTTTTTGTATTGCTTATTAGTTTTATATTCATAATTCTGTATAGCGAGAAAAAAAATATGGATGAATTGAGGACAGAATATCCTGATATTTCAGAAAAGGCCTATTCTTATAGAAATACTAATTTGAAGATTTGGGGATTGAGTTTATTTTTGAAATTTCTTATTCCCATATTATTTTTGACTACGGGATTTTCTTCTTATATACAAAGATACGCTAAAGGTAACGGACGAGGGCTGTTCTTAACTGCTGCCATATATATATTGATATTTTCCATAGTAGATTTTATTATAGATATTCCGTTGAATTATTATGGCAATTTTGTTATACAACATAGATATGGTCTTTCGGCCCAGGGCATATACAGATGGCTTGAGATGGAATTAAAGGGATTTGGATTGAATTTAATAATTTCTATAATAGTAGGATGGTTCCCCTTTTATTTAATAAAGATGAGTCCTTCAAGATGGTGGCTGTATTTGGGAATAATTGCAATACCAATATTTATATTTGTCAATATTATATCTCCTATGTACATAGATCCTATATTTAACAAATATACTGAATTGAAGGATAAAGAGCTGGAAGCTGATATAAAAAAGCTTCTGGAAAAAGCGGGAATAGAAAATGCTCAAATATATGAGGTGGATAAGAGCAAGGACACCAATACCATGAACGCTTATATGACAGGTATTTTAAAATCCAAGAGAATAGTTTTGTGGGATACTACTATTAATAAGCTTACTCGGCAAGAAACAGTAAATGTTACTGCTCATGAAATGGGTCATTATGTAAATAACCATATAATCAAAAGTACCATAGTGGGAGGTATATCCACCATACTGTTATTGTTCTTGGTGAATAAGACATCCCTTTGGATTTTAAAAAATTCAAGAGGAATATTTGGATTTAAAAATTTATATGAGGTAGCTGCTATTCCTTTGCTGATTCTTTGTTTGAATTTCTATTTGTTTTTGTCTTCTCCTGTTTCAAACTGGTATTCAAGAAAGATGGAATGGGAAGCCGATAAATACGAATTAGATATTACAAAGAACAAGGGAGCTACCGTATCTTCTCTTGAAAAAATATATGAAGAAAGTTTATCCATACCGAGACCAAGCAATATATATAAGATCTGGTATTATAGTCATCCATCCTTAGAGGAAAGAGTTAAATTTGCAGAAAACTATAAATTTGAGAATAAGCTCCCATAA
- a CDS encoding sigma-70 family RNA polymerase sigma factor, with the protein MKKEKKSIKSNEELILLYKMNNDINARNELIINNIGLVYTAARKKVNLHTSFTFEDLIQEGIIGMIKGIEKFDISKNTNFSTYVYYWISQQISRAIMNDGYLIRLPAHIYEKMNQVSKEENSYLKYDSDISSKILCEKINITEREYEHINFYKTYYYNPVSLNTVIHIDSDDIFIELQDFIPDKKITIEEIILNKHLKEDICEILNSLSLREREVLKLRFGLKGEKPMTLEAIGRKFNLTRERIRQIEENALKKIRKSSQNERLKEYLNYI; encoded by the coding sequence ATGAAAAAAGAAAAAAAATCCATAAAATCCAATGAAGAGCTTATTCTTCTATACAAGATGAATAATGATATCAATGCAAGAAATGAACTCATTATAAATAATATAGGTCTTGTATATACTGCTGCCAGGAAAAAAGTAAATCTACATACTTCTTTTACCTTTGAAGATCTGATTCAGGAAGGAATTATAGGAATGATAAAAGGTATAGAAAAGTTTGACATTTCTAAAAATACGAATTTTTCCACTTACGTTTACTATTGGATTTCACAGCAAATAAGCAGAGCCATAATGAATGACGGTTATTTAATAAGACTTCCTGCTCATATATATGAAAAAATGAATCAAGTTAGTAAAGAAGAAAACAGTTACCTTAAATATGACTCCGATATTAGTTCCAAAATATTATGTGAAAAAATAAATATTACAGAAAGAGAATATGAACATATTAACTTTTACAAAACATATTATTATAATCCTGTCTCTTTAAATACAGTTATTCACATAGACAGTGACGATATATTCATTGAACTCCAGGATTTTATTCCTGATAAAAAAATTACTATAGAAGAAATCATTTTAAATAAGCATTTGAAGGAAGACATCTGCGAAATTTTAAACTCCCTTTCTTTAAGAGAAAGAGAGGTATTAAAACTTCGGTTTGGACTGAAAGGTGAAAAACCCATGACTTTAGAAGCAATAGGGAGAAAATTTAACCTTACAAGGGAAAGAATACGGCAAATTGAGGAAAATGCATTAAAAAAAATCAGGAAATCCAGTCAAAATGAAAGACTTAAAGAGTATTTAAACTATATATAA
- a CDS encoding cation diffusion facilitator family transporter — protein MVSKFLVSHFIKDYNNTTDEKIRERYGYLGGIVGILINSLLFLIKLFTGITTKSISIIADGFNNLSDLISSIITMVGFKLAGKPADEEHPFGHGRVEYLSALIVSVIVILVGLQFIKVSFNRIVNPKPVIFNMVAFILILISIFAKIWLSQFNKYLGKSINSNALVASSLDARGDVFTSFCVAISLILSKWTSFPIDGYIGILISLFIVYSGFSLIKDTLNPLLGEPPDPQLVEKIKKGVLKYEYISGVHDLIIHNYGPGKCMASIHAEIPQDISVVTIHEVIDKAERELSSELNIYLVIHMDPIDTDCKFTKAVKMEVENIISEIPEVKSMHDFRITGEGENRIVIFDLIIEGKGNFKQDDEKILKEKINFEIQKLHPNYTTVITLDKSFTVL, from the coding sequence ATGGTATCTAAATTTTTAGTTTCACATTTTATTAAGGATTATAATAATACTACTGATGAGAAAATAAGAGAAAGGTACGGTTATCTTGGAGGAATAGTTGGAATTCTTATCAACTCCCTATTGTTTTTAATAAAACTTTTTACAGGTATTACAACAAAAAGTATATCTATAATTGCAGACGGATTTAATAACCTTTCCGATTTAATTTCTTCAATTATTACAATGGTAGGATTTAAATTAGCAGGTAAGCCTGCAGATGAAGAGCACCCTTTTGGACATGGCAGAGTGGAATATTTGTCTGCTCTTATAGTATCCGTTATAGTGATATTGGTAGGACTCCAATTTATAAAGGTGTCTTTTAACAGAATAGTTAACCCTAAACCTGTCATATTTAATATGGTTGCATTTATTTTGATTTTAATATCAATATTTGCCAAAATATGGCTCAGTCAATTTAATAAATATTTGGGGAAATCAATAAATTCAAATGCGTTGGTAGCAAGTTCATTAGATGCAAGGGGAGATGTTTTTACATCCTTTTGTGTTGCAATATCATTGATTTTATCTAAATGGACATCTTTTCCTATTGATGGGTATATAGGAATTTTGATTTCTTTGTTCATAGTATATTCGGGATTTTCTCTTATTAAAGACACGCTCAACCCTCTATTGGGAGAACCGCCGGATCCTCAACTTGTAGAGAAAATAAAAAAAGGAGTTTTAAAATATGAATATATAAGCGGTGTTCATGATTTGATTATTCATAATTATGGTCCGGGAAAATGTATGGCATCTATCCATGCGGAGATTCCCCAGGATATTTCGGTTGTTACAATTCATGAAGTTATAGATAAAGCCGAGCGGGAACTTTCCAGTGAACTTAACATTTACCTGGTTATTCATATGGATCCTATAGATACGGACTGCAAATTTACGAAGGCAGTAAAAATGGAAGTGGAAAACATTATCAGTGAAATTCCGGAAGTTAAATCAATGCATGATTTTAGAATTACGGGAGAAGGGGAAAATAGAATAGTTATATTTGATTTGATAATAGAAGGCAAGGGAAATTTTAAACAGGATGATGAAAAAATATTAAAAGAGAAAATTAATTTTGAAATTCAAAAACTTCATCCTAACTATACTACAGTTATAACCTTAGATAAAAGTTTTACGGTGTTATAA